The following are encoded together in the Glycine max cultivar Williams 82 chromosome 8, Glycine_max_v4.0, whole genome shotgun sequence genome:
- the LOC100500660 gene encoding uncharacterized protein LOC100500660: MALNPQLFPNGMPVPFVNEMFVLARDGVEFEVDKIPASGNHGGNLKTKGIVYLSNIRMVFVAKSPVGHFTAFDMPLLYIHGEKFNQPIFHCNNLSGHVEPVVPNDQHRALYSTHSFKILFKEGGCGTFIPLFFNLITSVRQYNQHTNMQTQNYVDPLQASQTPVDEMMRHAYVDPNDPTKIFLQQPNSDSQLRRRTYQPQADGGHV; this comes from the exons atggcgTTGAATCCTCAACTGTTTCCAAATGGAATGCCCGTTCCTTTCGTGAACGAGATGTTTGTGTTGGCCAGAGACGGCGTCGAATTCGAGGTCGATAAGATTCCTGCCTCTGG CAATCATGGGGGTAATCTCAAAACAAAGGGAATCGTGTATTTGTCGAATATTCGGATGGTCTTCGTTGCTAAAAGTCCAGTTGGACACTTCACTGCTTTTGATATGCCTTTG CTTTACATCCATGGTGAAAAGTTTAACCAGCCAATATTTCACTGCAACAATCTCTCTGGACATGTTGAACCT GTGGTCCCAAATGACCAACACAGAGCTCTTTACTCAACACActcatttaagatcttattcaaaGAGGGAGGCTGTGGAACCTTCATTCCCcttttcttcaatttgattACTTCAGTGAGGCAGTATAATCAACACACTAATATGCAGACACAAAATTATGTGGATCCTTTGCAGGCATCTCAGACTCCAGTTGATGAGATGATGAGACATGC GTATGTTGATCCTAATGAtccaacaaaaatatttctgcAACAACCCAATTCTGATTCTCAGCTTAGGCGTCGAACATATCAGCCACAGGCAGATGGAGGCCATGTCTGA